The proteins below are encoded in one region of Candidatus Omnitrophota bacterium:
- a CDS encoding V-type ATP synthase subunit K (produces ATP from ADP in the presence of a proton gradient across the membrane; the K subunit is a nonenzymatic component which binds the dimeric form by interacting with the G and E subunits), with protein MIQGFGDMNASLTLAAVGSALGTGVAGMAAIGAWKRAFIQNKAAPFILVAFVGAPLSQTIYGMILRNAIRGANLPPETYIYQLILGLLGGLAMGASAFYQGKAGAKACDALAETGKGFGQYIMVLGVIETVALFVMVFCMTAIPGA; from the coding sequence ATGATTCAAGGTTTTGGTGATATGAATGCTTCTTTAACTTTAGCTGCTGTAGGTTCGGCTTTAGGAACCGGAGTAGCTGGGATGGCAGCTATTGGTGCCTGGAAAAGAGCTTTTATCCAGAATAAAGCTGCTCCTTTTATTTTGGTTGCTTTTGTCGGAGCGCCTTTATCTCAGACTATCTATGGGATGATTTTGCGCAATGCTATTCGCGGAGCCAATCTTCCTCCGGAAACTTATATTTATCAATTAATCCTCGGGCTTTTAGGAGGCTTGGCTATGGGGGCGTCGGCCTTTTATCAGGGCAAAGCCGGAGCTAAAGCCTGCGATGCTTTAGCTGAAACCGGGAAAGGCTTTGGTCAGTATATAATGGTTTTAGGGGTTATTGAAACAGTTGCTCTTTTTGTTATGGTGTTCTGTATGACTGCCATACCAGGAGCTTAG